In Candidatus Deferrimicrobiaceae bacterium, the following proteins share a genomic window:
- a CDS encoding ABC transporter ATP-binding protein, producing the protein MESAPATEPLLRLRGVTKIYQPDGQEVTGLADVNLDIQSGDFLAVMGPSGSGKSTLMNILGCLDIPSSGTYEIKGMPVSRLSPEELARLRNREIGFVFQVFHLLPRYTALRNVELPLLYAGVGREERAQRALSALRAVGLEDRRNHLSNQLSGGQKQKVAIARALVNRPSLLLADEPTGNLDSKSGEELMEILARLNGEGTTIVVVTHDPAIARRAKRVVYIIDGRLVAREEFRELRG; encoded by the coding sequence TTGGAATCCGCACCCGCCACTGAGCCCCTCCTTCGCCTGCGGGGGGTGACCAAGATCTACCAACCCGACGGGCAGGAGGTGACCGGCCTGGCGGATGTGAATCTGGATATCCAGTCCGGAGACTTCCTCGCGGTGATGGGGCCGTCGGGCTCCGGGAAGTCCACCCTGATGAACATCCTCGGCTGCCTGGACATTCCCTCGTCCGGGACCTACGAGATCAAGGGGATGCCGGTTTCCCGGCTCTCCCCGGAGGAGCTCGCCCGGCTCCGGAACCGGGAGATCGGTTTCGTCTTCCAGGTTTTCCATCTGCTTCCCCGGTACACCGCCCTCCGAAACGTGGAACTCCCCCTCCTCTACGCGGGCGTGGGGAGGGAAGAGCGCGCGCAAAGGGCCCTTTCGGCCCTCCGGGCGGTGGGGCTGGAAGACCGGAGGAACCATCTGTCGAATCAGCTGTCGGGGGGGCAGAAGCAGAAGGTCGCCATCGCGCGGGCCCTGGTCAACCGCCCCTCCCTCCTGCTGGCCGACGAACCGACCGGCAATCTCGACTCGAAATCCGGCGAAGAGCTCATGGAGATCCTCGCCCGGCTGAACGGGGAGGGGACGACGATCGTGGTCGTGACGCACGACCCGGCGATCGCCCGCAGGGCCAAAAGGGTCGTCTACATCATCGACGGACGCCTCGTGGCGAGGGAGGAATTCCGGGAGCTTCGGGGATGA